The genomic stretch TGCGGATCGGCCGCTTCGAGCAGGCGGACAAGGGGACCATCTTCCTCGACGAGATCGGTGACATGAGTCCCACCACGCAGGCCAAGGTGCTGCGCGTCCTCCAGGAGCACGAGTTCGAGCGGCTGGGCAGCAGCGGCCGATCCGTCAAGGTCGACGTTCGCCTCGTGACGGCCACGAACAGGGACTTGCGGGACGAGGTCAGGGAAGGCCGGTTCCGGCAGGACCTCTATTTCCGGCTGAACGTGGTGAACCTGCGCATCCCGCCCCTGCGGGAGCGGTTGGAGGACATTCTCCCCCTGGCGCGGTTCTTCCTGAACCAGTACGCGGTCGACTTCAAAAAGAAGGTCAGCGGGTTCTCCCCCGAGGCGATCGAGAAACTCCGGCGCTACGCATGGCCCGGGAACGTGCGGGAACTCCAGAACTCGATCGAGCGGGCCGTCCTCCTCTCCGACGGGGAAACGGTCGGAGACCACAACCTGACTCTTGAAGGACGCGGCGAGGGGGACGCCGCTTTATCCTCGGACACCATGATCCTCGAGGAACTGGAGCGGGGAGCGGTCCAGCGCGCCTTGCGGGCGACCAGGGGAGTGCAGAAGGACGCGGCGCACCTGCTGGGCGTCACCCCGCGGGTGCTGAATTACAAGATCCAGACGTTGAAGATCGACTGGAAGGCGTACCGGGGGGGGGCCTGAACCGGGCGGCAGGAAATGCAGGAAAAATAAAAGGGGCCCGAACGGGCCCCTTTCGTTTTTGCGGTTTCGGATGTCGGGCTTACTGCATCCGGCGCATCCTCCGGTAGCCGACGAGTCCGATCAGCCCGCTTCCGAACAGGAGCAGGGCCCCGGCCTCGGGGACTCGAGTGGTGCCAGGACCAAACAGCGTAACGTAGGAGAGACCTCCCCCTTCCTGGGAAAAAGGACCCCAGGCAGGGTCAAATCCGTCGATCGAAGTAAGGGAATCCAGGAAATAAAGCGCACCCTGATTGCCAAACTTGGCCCAAAGGTAGGTGTACCCTGTGACATCAACAGGGTTCGCAAGGGCACCGCCAACTGCAGAGACTTGCACCCCGCCGGTCGCAAGATCGAGGTCAGGGGACGGGACGGAGCTTCCTACGTTCAAAGTGTAGTCGTAACCACCACCATCCGGTTCAGCAATGTCTCCGTTGTACCAGTTGATCAAGTTGTTGGCATACGCGAGTTCGTCACCCGGGTCGGCGGGGGATGCAGGAACCACCGTTCCAATCAGGTAGTCGAGCGTCAGGGTGGCTGCGCTCGCCGGCCCAGCAATAAATACTGCGCAGACAAGGCACATCACTACGAGAAGGGATCTTTTCATTTATTCTCACCTCCTTTCTGGTGTTTATAAGAGCATGTTCCATGCCAGTTGGATTCAATTGATTGTGTGACCACATCTAATTGATATTTATGGGATATTTCTTTGGAGTTCATTGAAGGGTTGTTTCATTGGATTTTACTGGGAAAAACATTTCCCAATATGGGAGTATATTTTTAATCATATATATAATCATTGCCCCCCGATCAATGCAGAGGAACCGCTGCCGCGAAAAGCTGCAGCACCTCGGGGTCGAACAGGGTGCCTGAGCCGTCCTGGACCATCCGCCGCGCCTCTTCCGGCGGATAGGCGCCTCGGTACGGACGGGCGGAGACGGTGGAGTCGTAGTATTCGGCCACGGAGAGGATCCGCGCCGCCATGGAGATGTCGTCGCCGCGCAGGCCATACGGGTAGCCCGACCCGTCGAAATGTTCGTGGTGCTCGAGGATCGCCCGTTT from bacterium encodes the following:
- a CDS encoding sigma-54 dependent transcriptional regulator codes for the protein MADRVLIVEDNDALRVGIRLSMEEAGYSVQEASSGEEAVRKLETEPCHVVVTDIRMGDLSGVDILKKAKEVNSEIEVILMTAYATVETAIQALRLGAYDYIQKPFEIEHLLHRVRTALRMGRMRGELEFYRKADYRNALGEGALIAESRGMKEILSVVKKVAPTPATVLVTGETGTGKELLATLVHFGSPRAKGPFVKVNCAALHENLLESELFGHERGAFTGAEKLRIGRFEQADKGTIFLDEIGDMSPTTQAKVLRVLQEHEFERLGSSGRSVKVDVRLVTATNRDLRDEVREGRFRQDLYFRLNVVNLRIPPLRERLEDILPLARFFLNQYAVDFKKKVSGFSPEAIEKLRRYAWPGNVRELQNSIERAVLLSDGETVGDHNLTLEGRGEGDAALSSDTMILEELERGAVQRALRATRGVQKDAAHLLGVTPRVLNYKIQTLKIDWKAYRGGA
- a CDS encoding PEP-CTERM sorting domain-containing protein; protein product: MKRSLLVVMCLVCAVFIAGPASAATLTLDYLIGTVVPASPADPGDELAYANNLINWYNGDIAEPDGGGYDYTLNVGSSVPSPDLDLATGGVQVSAVGGALANPVDVTGYTYLWAKFGNQGALYFLDSLTSIDGFDPAWGPFSQEGGGLSYVTLFGPGTTRVPEAGALLLFGSGLIGLVGYRRMRRMQ